In the genome of Leptospira noumeaensis, one region contains:
- a CDS encoding LA_2168 family protein, giving the protein MKLTRVFPFFVCSLLFGVSPQYAVGLEVGILGYELFLREVKTQKPNEIPGWDLALGRMGQNFQNSSYLNRVSNESMFVGLKDKNKKDKIVWDLEIKLTTGKETGLNPFYLGKNHYLGYETSKFLFGVGRREHLFRPKAFQTGYDGGEGAFIEFLPSSHLTLQFFLWDRYSGVMLFEKDRFHSFLPDVLGDEELKSDGSQPNKNRRSHHRRHSFGLVYGEYFILRLGLQYLELGNFGRNTKDSPWETKVSGADGDSLVTGNLGLGMDLEILNFQFDFLWAKGNDRTSSKTAAKPNSIPISGEALQMGAELRFGDFLFRSSHFLSDREERNAKNQIIRDGFVFLGAHPAQTPYLSQIFRIFPAAAVTESGYEKNFALKEGRCFGYLTELVLQFTYGEFVAKLVGSYFLPYKVSGQTDGRISFQKRDFEVFFIGEGLLELSFKEESSFELGLGFSNLFLPESMGIVSNFGYVFGRLQI; this is encoded by the coding sequence TTGAAACTCACTAGGGTTTTTCCATTTTTCGTATGCTCTCTGTTATTTGGAGTGTCTCCGCAGTATGCAGTGGGTCTGGAAGTTGGAATTCTTGGTTACGAATTGTTTTTAAGAGAGGTCAAAACACAAAAGCCAAACGAAATTCCTGGTTGGGATTTGGCATTGGGTAGAATGGGTCAAAATTTTCAAAACTCTTCTTATTTGAATCGAGTTTCCAACGAATCCATGTTTGTCGGCCTCAAAGATAAAAATAAAAAAGATAAAATTGTTTGGGATTTAGAGATCAAACTCACTACAGGAAAGGAAACAGGGTTAAATCCTTTTTATTTAGGAAAAAATCATTATCTTGGATATGAAACTTCCAAATTTCTTTTTGGAGTAGGACGGAGAGAACATTTGTTTCGGCCCAAGGCTTTTCAAACTGGTTATGATGGAGGAGAGGGAGCTTTTATTGAATTTTTACCAAGTTCCCATTTAACGTTACAGTTTTTTCTTTGGGATCGGTATTCGGGAGTTATGTTATTTGAAAAGGATCGATTCCATTCTTTTCTTCCTGATGTATTGGGTGACGAAGAATTAAAATCCGACGGATCCCAACCAAACAAAAACAGACGAAGTCACCATCGTAGGCATTCCTTTGGTCTTGTTTATGGAGAATATTTTATCTTACGCCTTGGGTTACAATACCTGGAACTTGGGAATTTTGGACGTAATACCAAGGATAGTCCTTGGGAAACTAAGGTTTCTGGAGCCGATGGGGATTCCCTCGTCACCGGAAATTTAGGACTCGGAATGGATTTGGAAATTCTAAATTTCCAATTTGATTTTCTTTGGGCAAAGGGAAATGACAGAACCAGTTCTAAAACGGCTGCAAAGCCAAATTCCATTCCGATCTCAGGAGAAGCGTTGCAGATGGGAGCCGAACTACGATTTGGTGATTTTCTTTTTCGAAGTTCTCACTTCCTATCAGATAGAGAAGAAAGGAATGCAAAAAATCAAATCATTCGGGATGGTTTTGTTTTTTTGGGGGCACACCCCGCTCAAACTCCCTATTTATCTCAAATATTTCGGATCTTTCCTGCAGCGGCAGTCACCGAATCTGGTTATGAAAAAAACTTTGCTTTGAAAGAAGGTCGGTGTTTCGGTTATCTGACAGAACTTGTTTTACAATTCACCTATGGTGAGTTTGTTGCGAAGTTAGTCGGATCTTACTTTTTACCGTACAAAGTAAGTGGGCAGACGGATGGACGGATTAGTTTTCAGAAACGGGATTTTGAAGTTTTTTTCATTGGAGAGGGGCTTCTTGAACTTTCTTTTAAAGAAGAATCCTCTTTTGAGTTAGGGCTCGGATTCTCTAATTTATTTTTACCAGAGTCGATGGGCATAGTATCAAACTTCGGATATGTTTTTGGGAGACTTCAAATATGA
- a CDS encoding LIC11755 family lipoprotein, translating into MRKQLLLFIFFLLCRCQNKEEIPFLSFGDGFTDTPKLEFQYGSIEETGDTIENTNYTSFDSNVICIHSLPLSLYKRELGGKFRICWKTNESLFQKWNEGFSLLEKDFLEYPNWNLSGKGWQASTIEFGKWKKESEELDVLSSWDSQIWSGGLVTYQTLGLPHPTLIQRTVEVCEVVFPSHNLAGSENKQRTLVFEFPCPNLEEIAEQIETQNEKWLAECDQTEPVVSELFRHSESSYQRFIEWENPKDRVLCPRFSSIDWELDGSWKSFQSDLFSKRTKLILPRGILLLSDESKYHGIPIPKDFLVGLGTNVRVRFGDSEYRDSKFSFRQGNEFFTTQTHSVSCRNQFNFWKTEEIFCGNPGLPNSLEKKENEDTIPGCKPDQIQITEFYPGNHFDSEMPLPGFFEFQNTGKTCDGSSLNWFFDHSIYPLSAGEWVLPTGSIFLLTRKRWAGLELLEKEKPFSLPKLSFQIPSFYFEDRKTKLKSEFVTSPYHFHLLRIQEKNRFSIQVNLKNESPHPRVGSSPFLSSYGFQISPGNANESLVNQISTELLEYHPGPSSFFDFGFSGREEGVVSFERENGNRYSFWKPSGTEILTLVADPAGCFGETNYRLPEDFFNHQFRSLRFQNLNSDAQVTITFDPNVIREKSMDGTRSLHPEPNPIFFSRSLVPSLNCAGNFRSPGQRKERSLEVERLPSAFTYLSNLILDQQTEILIGNGSEKVSSILQPLGGNSYQLQLESPLPHFPEEQIYSYFSHPKLIKSKSFLERKGPVQIEAIYPNPHQSQNEWIYLCNRGNDPEDLASYLVEDEGNTDELVSYQSRFPSLSPLGSGGRSFQYNSTILNPGRCAWIVDPDGKDWFLPIFQKGSDLLLTVRTTSTIGNGISSGEFIQLRKKQGSKSILISSFGHKESFSPLRITVATGEFLWLKSDALGMSLSDFEIFREEF; encoded by the coding sequence ATGCGAAAACAATTATTACTCTTTATTTTTTTTCTCTTATGCAGATGCCAAAATAAAGAAGAAATCCCCTTCCTTTCATTTGGTGATGGTTTTACGGATACTCCAAAATTGGAATTCCAATATGGATCCATCGAAGAAACGGGAGACACCATTGAAAATACAAACTATACTAGTTTTGATTCAAATGTAATTTGTATCCATTCTCTCCCGCTTTCACTATATAAACGCGAATTAGGTGGAAAGTTTCGGATTTGTTGGAAAACAAATGAATCTCTTTTCCAGAAATGGAACGAAGGTTTTTCCTTATTGGAAAAAGATTTTTTAGAATATCCAAATTGGAATCTGAGTGGGAAGGGATGGCAGGCTTCCACGATCGAATTCGGTAAATGGAAAAAAGAATCGGAAGAGTTGGATGTTCTTTCCTCCTGGGATTCGCAGATTTGGTCGGGTGGGCTTGTTACTTACCAAACTTTGGGACTTCCTCATCCCACCTTAATCCAAAGGACAGTAGAGGTTTGTGAAGTTGTATTTCCTTCCCACAATTTGGCAGGTTCCGAAAATAAACAAAGAACTCTCGTTTTCGAATTCCCTTGTCCGAACCTAGAAGAAATTGCCGAACAAATTGAAACTCAAAATGAAAAGTGGCTGGCAGAGTGTGATCAAACAGAGCCTGTGGTTTCCGAACTCTTTCGACATTCCGAGTCTTCTTACCAAAGGTTTATTGAATGGGAAAATCCAAAAGATAGAGTTCTTTGTCCCAGGTTTTCCTCAATCGATTGGGAGTTAGATGGATCTTGGAAATCATTCCAGTCTGATTTATTTTCTAAAAGAACCAAATTGATTCTACCACGAGGGATTCTTCTTTTGTCAGATGAATCCAAATATCACGGAATTCCCATTCCAAAAGATTTTTTAGTAGGCCTTGGAACAAATGTTAGGGTTCGTTTTGGAGATTCTGAATATAGAGATTCTAAATTTTCTTTTCGACAAGGGAATGAATTTTTTACAACCCAAACTCATTCCGTATCCTGTCGCAACCAATTCAATTTTTGGAAAACAGAAGAAATCTTTTGTGGAAATCCAGGTTTGCCTAATTCTTTAGAAAAAAAAGAAAATGAAGACACCATACCAGGTTGCAAACCCGACCAAATCCAAATCACTGAATTTTATCCCGGAAATCATTTTGATTCCGAGATGCCACTACCAGGATTTTTTGAATTTCAAAACACAGGAAAAACTTGTGACGGATCTTCCCTCAATTGGTTTTTTGATCATTCCATTTATCCTCTGTCAGCTGGTGAATGGGTTTTGCCAACTGGCTCTATTTTCCTTCTCACAAGAAAACGTTGGGCTGGACTCGAACTTTTGGAGAAGGAGAAACCATTTTCACTTCCAAAGCTATCATTTCAAATTCCCAGTTTCTACTTTGAGGACAGAAAAACGAAATTAAAATCTGAATTTGTAACCAGTCCTTATCATTTCCATCTCCTTCGAATCCAAGAAAAAAATCGATTTTCAATCCAAGTAAACTTAAAAAATGAATCACCTCATCCTCGAGTGGGTAGTTCTCCTTTTTTATCCTCTTATGGTTTTCAGATCAGTCCAGGAAATGCAAACGAGAGTTTGGTGAATCAAATTTCTACCGAACTTTTGGAATACCATCCCGGGCCATCTTCGTTTTTTGACTTCGGATTTTCCGGACGAGAGGAAGGAGTTGTTTCTTTTGAAAGAGAAAATGGCAACCGATATTCCTTTTGGAAACCAAGTGGCACTGAAATTTTAACCTTAGTCGCTGACCCTGCTGGTTGTTTCGGAGAAACAAATTACCGACTGCCGGAAGATTTTTTTAACCATCAATTTCGTTCGCTTCGTTTTCAAAACCTGAACTCCGATGCCCAGGTCACCATAACATTCGATCCAAATGTCATTCGAGAAAAAAGTATGGACGGAACTCGGTCACTCCATCCAGAACCAAATCCAATTTTCTTTTCTCGTTCTTTAGTTCCTTCGCTCAATTGTGCGGGAAACTTTCGAAGTCCGGGGCAAAGAAAAGAAAGAAGTTTGGAAGTGGAGAGGTTACCATCCGCTTTTACCTATCTGTCAAATCTTATCTTAGACCAGCAAACGGAAATTCTGATAGGGAATGGATCGGAAAAAGTCTCTTCTATTTTACAGCCATTAGGTGGCAATTCCTACCAACTCCAATTGGAATCTCCACTACCGCATTTTCCAGAAGAACAAATTTATTCTTATTTTTCTCATCCAAAACTCATTAAATCAAAAAGTTTTTTAGAAAGAAAGGGTCCCGTTCAAATCGAAGCCATTTATCCAAACCCTCACCAATCACAAAATGAATGGATCTATCTTTGTAATCGTGGAAATGATCCAGAGGATTTGGCTTCTTATTTGGTAGAAGACGAAGGAAACACAGATGAGCTAGTTTCTTACCAATCTCGGTTTCCAAGCCTTTCCCCATTGGGAAGTGGGGGTAGGAGTTTCCAATACAATTCTACCATCCTAAACCCTGGTCGTTGTGCTTGGATTGTGGATCCAGATGGTAAGGACTGGTTTTTACCTATCTTCCAAAAAGGATCGGATTTACTCCTTACCGTTCGAACAACATCAACCATCGGCAATGGGATCTCTTCTGGTGAGTTCATTCAACTCAGAAAAAAACAGGGTTCAAAATCCATTTTAATTTCTTCTTTTGGACACAAAGAGAGTTTTTCTCCGCTTCGTATCACAGTTGCCACAGGTGAGTTTCTTTGGTTGAAGTCAGATGCCTTGGGGATGTCGCTGAGTGATTTCGAAATCTTTCGCGAGGAATTTTGA
- the uvrC gene encoding excinuclease ABC subunit UvrC — protein sequence MKDALILQTIQEKIKNLGSLPGCYLWKNEIGEVIYVGKALKLQSRVRSYLNPNQKDRKTRALYVELYDLDWIATGNEKEALLLEATLIKKYNPKFNVRLKDDKNYPFLCVSTSEDYPMVFITRKVKDNGDRYFGPFTDVKAARDTLELIHRIFPIRKTKLKLPLSKPQRPCLNFHMGRCLGPCQGNISKETYAELTDEILSFLEGKKERLVSGLKSAMVRASEKMEYERAGYLKTRIEKINQVREKQTVVSMDGGDEDILGIGKREDEGQVVILEVRGGRLEGKKSFPITGLSFSDDEEVFTSFLRDYYLNVTLLPSTVFLPPSAKGNYDVFVEAITEKFGTSIKLKFPEMGPKKSLLRLAEKNAELSLTERILATKLRDQTVAMKELQEKLNLPVLPRTIECYDISHFQGSSPVASGVMFVDGKPYKAGYRHYKMRGYEGINDPGMIHEVIARRLSHLVNEEETLPDLIVIDGGLTQLSRAAEAANALELGHIPMVGLAKKREEIYFPGEKHPYSFDMHSPMMRLLRNLRDEAHRFGVTFQRVQRKKKALKTILDDMEDIGASRRKSILSYFQSKKKVTDATIGELKEVPGIGPVLAEKIYNGIQRLRKIEP from the coding sequence ATGAAAGACGCACTCATTCTACAAACCATCCAAGAAAAGATTAAAAACTTAGGAAGTTTACCTGGTTGTTATCTTTGGAAAAATGAAATCGGCGAAGTGATTTATGTTGGTAAGGCACTAAAACTTCAATCAAGGGTTCGGTCTTATTTAAATCCGAACCAAAAAGATCGTAAAACAAGAGCTCTTTATGTAGAATTGTATGATCTAGACTGGATTGCCACAGGTAATGAAAAAGAAGCTTTGCTTTTAGAAGCTACATTAATCAAAAAATACAATCCTAAGTTTAACGTAAGACTCAAAGACGATAAAAATTATCCCTTCCTCTGTGTATCAACAAGTGAGGATTATCCCATGGTTTTTATTACTAGAAAAGTAAAAGACAATGGAGATCGGTATTTCGGTCCTTTTACGGATGTGAAAGCGGCTCGTGATACTTTGGAATTGATACATAGAATCTTTCCAATTCGTAAAACCAAATTAAAACTACCACTTTCCAAACCCCAAAGACCTTGTCTCAATTTTCATATGGGCCGTTGTCTTGGGCCATGCCAAGGAAATATCTCAAAAGAAACCTATGCTGAGTTAACCGATGAAATTCTTAGTTTTTTAGAAGGGAAAAAGGAACGTTTGGTTTCTGGATTAAAATCTGCAATGGTTAGAGCTTCCGAAAAAATGGAATATGAAAGAGCAGGATATTTAAAAACACGGATCGAAAAAATCAACCAAGTCCGAGAAAAACAAACTGTTGTTAGTATGGATGGAGGTGACGAAGATATCCTTGGAATTGGAAAACGAGAGGATGAAGGCCAAGTGGTAATTTTAGAAGTCAGGGGAGGAAGGCTTGAAGGGAAAAAATCTTTTCCTATTACTGGACTCTCTTTTTCTGATGATGAAGAAGTATTTACCTCTTTTCTACGTGATTATTATTTGAATGTAACTCTCCTTCCGAGTACAGTTTTTTTACCTCCTTCTGCCAAAGGAAACTATGATGTTTTTGTGGAAGCCATCACCGAAAAATTTGGAACTTCCATCAAACTTAAATTTCCGGAGATGGGCCCCAAAAAATCTCTTCTTCGGTTGGCTGAAAAAAATGCCGAACTCAGTTTGACGGAACGAATTCTTGCGACCAAACTCCGAGACCAAACGGTGGCAATGAAAGAACTCCAAGAAAAGTTAAATTTACCTGTGTTACCAAGAACCATTGAATGTTATGATATTTCTCACTTCCAAGGTTCTTCTCCTGTGGCAAGTGGTGTGATGTTTGTGGATGGAAAACCGTATAAGGCCGGTTATAGGCATTATAAAATGCGCGGGTATGAGGGAATCAATGATCCGGGTATGATCCATGAAGTGATCGCACGCCGTCTCAGTCATTTGGTGAATGAAGAAGAAACACTCCCCGATTTAATTGTCATTGATGGTGGACTCACGCAGCTGTCGAGGGCAGCAGAAGCTGCCAATGCATTGGAACTAGGTCATATTCCAATGGTTGGCCTCGCCAAAAAACGAGAGGAAATTTATTTCCCAGGTGAAAAACATCCTTATAGTTTTGATATGCATTCTCCTATGATGCGACTCCTTCGGAACTTGCGAGACGAAGCCCATAGATTTGGAGTTACTTTCCAAAGAGTCCAAAGAAAGAAAAAAGCATTAAAAACCATTTTAGATGATATGGAAGACATTGGCGCAAGCCGACGGAAAAGTATCTTATCCTATTTCCAATCCAAAAAGAAAGTCACCGATGCTACAATTGGTGAGTTAAAAGAAGTTCCAGGGATTGGGCCTGTCCTTGCGGAAAAAATATACAATGGAATTCAAAGGTTAAGAAAAATAGAACCATAA
- a CDS encoding methyl-accepting chemotaxis protein, giving the protein MIKFIIFGLEGFNYGIGVPTLLSYIYFFTEWSGEEFQIILISTSISVFFILGFCISFYWIRFAPVSRIGTPKVTKRDHKLAYFWLDHLGKVAIIDMIIRYAIGFLFVIGALLFYLKSKNFILMSEMAIGLFLTLAVTVIFQSIFIDYVENKFNIKGILLSIRNDQTQRINTRKLSRNLGFQTVLSFFAAILILFIINYRMNFRQELNLVNTSMEQAVMDSETLMRVTLVDFRDRLTLSVFSENKLKDQIVSKNIKGIQNVLNEIQLKSTNHAVEALFYYKPESGVFVSTNDYDLGKSGSVFYIENEKLAKQGPLRHTSFRSKISGDIISPYTLPVYQNNQFLGYVGGFLNIGKLSSFILGNIKIGVSGKVGFFDGDGAVIYYTNKKEIGTNAKTKLVFDIPFQREDALGFADSTEDGTFKRIFFVKNPEFNYVIFCIFENAELYEKTLLSLFTTLAISIIVVLLIGIITVLVIESKLKPLERIKVRIADMVKGNLQSDFYDSSRDEIGSMANAMFDFQTKLRQIVNKTQTVSTELTNTSSDIYESMLSLSDAAQNQAASSEEISASVEEITAGIESVAQRTETQSFTLVSLMKKMTELNQAVSEIDKKFQIADTRVEEITNDAKLGEKSLSEMKLSMDKIYESSSEMTNVVEIIHNISEQINLLALNAAIEAARAGVSGRGFAVVADEISKLADKTAKSIDDIEELIKQNEGEIKQGQEKIDQSIVILSETISGVNSINQMTKEIRSVVQKQIETNEEVNEGVTQIRELSEMIREATDEQKMAMLEISRSMAEINTHAQTTAMSSEGTKSSSQNMNQLSESLRREINYFHV; this is encoded by the coding sequence ATGATCAAATTTATAATTTTTGGTCTGGAAGGTTTTAATTACGGAATCGGTGTCCCCACTCTCCTCAGTTATATTTACTTTTTTACAGAATGGTCAGGAGAGGAATTTCAAATCATTCTAATTTCTACATCCATCTCAGTTTTTTTCATCCTCGGATTTTGTATTAGTTTTTATTGGATTCGATTTGCTCCAGTCTCTCGGATTGGAACACCAAAGGTCACAAAACGAGACCACAAATTAGCTTACTTCTGGTTGGATCATCTTGGAAAAGTTGCCATCATTGACATGATCATCCGTTATGCCATCGGATTTTTGTTTGTGATCGGTGCCCTACTATTTTATTTAAAATCCAAAAACTTTATTTTGATGAGTGAGATGGCCATTGGTCTTTTTTTAACTTTGGCTGTGACTGTCATCTTTCAATCCATATTTATCGATTATGTGGAAAACAAATTCAATATCAAAGGAATTTTACTTTCGATTCGCAATGACCAAACCCAAAGGATCAATACAAGGAAACTTTCGAGAAATTTAGGATTCCAAACGGTTCTTTCCTTTTTTGCCGCCATCCTCATTTTATTTATCATCAACTACCGCATGAATTTCCGCCAAGAATTGAATTTGGTAAATACCAGTATGGAACAAGCGGTGATGGACTCTGAGACACTGATGCGTGTCACATTGGTTGATTTTCGCGACCGCCTAACCTTATCAGTTTTTTCTGAAAATAAACTGAAAGATCAAATCGTTAGTAAAAACATCAAAGGAATACAGAATGTCCTAAACGAAATCCAATTAAAAAGTACAAACCATGCCGTAGAGGCTCTTTTTTATTACAAACCAGAATCGGGAGTTTTTGTTTCCACAAATGATTATGATCTTGGGAAATCAGGATCAGTATTTTATATCGAAAATGAAAAACTAGCCAAACAAGGTCCACTTCGTCATACAAGTTTTCGTTCTAAAATTTCTGGAGATATCATTTCCCCTTACACTCTCCCCGTTTATCAAAACAATCAGTTTTTGGGTTATGTAGGTGGTTTTCTCAATATTGGCAAACTCTCTAGTTTTATTTTAGGAAATATTAAAATTGGGGTTTCTGGAAAGGTTGGATTTTTTGATGGAGATGGTGCTGTCATCTACTACACAAACAAAAAAGAAATTGGAACGAACGCCAAAACTAAGTTAGTTTTTGATATTCCTTTCCAAAGAGAGGATGCTCTTGGTTTTGCCGATTCTACAGAAGACGGGACTTTCAAAAGAATTTTCTTTGTCAAAAACCCTGAATTCAATTATGTAATTTTTTGTATTTTTGAAAACGCAGAATTATATGAAAAAACATTGCTTAGTCTTTTTACCACACTTGCGATTTCTATCATTGTTGTTTTACTCATAGGAATCATCACGGTACTCGTCATCGAATCCAAACTAAAACCACTAGAGAGAATCAAAGTGAGAATCGCGGATATGGTAAAAGGAAATTTACAATCCGATTTTTATGATTCAAGTCGTGACGAAATTGGAAGTATGGCCAATGCCATGTTTGATTTCCAAACCAAACTACGCCAAATTGTAAACAAAACCCAAACCGTATCGACTGAACTCACAAACACAAGTTCCGATATTTATGAATCAATGTTATCTCTTTCCGATGCTGCCCAAAACCAAGCGGCAAGCAGTGAAGAAATATCCGCCTCTGTAGAAGAAATTACAGCCGGGATTGAAAGTGTGGCCCAAAGGACAGAAACCCAATCTTTTACCTTGGTTTCCCTGATGAAAAAGATGACTGAACTGAACCAGGCTGTCTCAGAAATTGATAAAAAGTTCCAAATCGCTGACACAAGGGTAGAAGAAATCACAAACGATGCCAAGTTAGGTGAAAAGTCTCTCAGTGAAATGAAACTTTCTATGGACAAAATCTATGAGTCCTCCTCGGAAATGACAAATGTTGTAGAAATCATCCACAATATCTCAGAACAAATCAATTTATTGGCCCTGAATGCTGCCATCGAAGCCGCAAGAGCCGGTGTCAGCGGTCGTGGCTTTGCCGTAGTTGCAGATGAAATCTCAAAACTTGCTGATAAAACCGCCAAGTCCATTGATGACATTGAAGAACTCATCAAACAAAACGAAGGGGAAATCAAACAAGGCCAGGAAAAAATTGACCAGTCCATTGTGATTTTAAGTGAAACCATCTCTGGGGTAAACTCCATCAACCAAATGACAAAAGAAATTCGTTCCGTTGTCCAAAAACAAATTGAAACCAACGAAGAAGTGAACGAAGGTGTCACACAAATCCGAGAACTTTCTGAAATGATCAGAGAAGCTACCGACGAACAGAAAATGGCGATGCTCGAAATTTCTAGGTCAATGGCTGAAATTAACACCCATGCCCAAACCACTGCGATGTCGAGTGAAGGCACAAAATCCAGTTCACAGAACATGAACCAACTTTCAGAAAGTTTACGAAGAGAGATCAATTATTTCCATGTCTAA
- the lepB gene encoding signal peptidase I, translating into MSKPKNKVPFKTRLYEFLIPLSLGLFFAILVKYYIITPVHVPNQFMEPTLKNGSTAYFNKWFRAKQLGIGDVVLVRSPLDPESVFIARIVGKPGDTISVQKRLVFRNGSVLDPTSFPESASNDIPLIPPGKTESDDMPKITVPEKSFFLLADNRELGVDSRTLGVVQETQVIATLW; encoded by the coding sequence ATGTCTAAACCTAAAAACAAAGTTCCTTTCAAAACAAGACTGTATGAGTTTTTAATTCCCCTCAGTTTAGGGTTATTTTTTGCAATTCTCGTGAAGTATTATATCATCACCCCCGTTCATGTTCCTAACCAGTTTATGGAACCCACATTAAAAAATGGATCCACTGCTTATTTTAACAAATGGTTTCGAGCCAAACAATTAGGAATTGGGGATGTGGTTCTTGTGCGTTCCCCGCTGGATCCGGAATCCGTTTTTATTGCGCGGATTGTTGGGAAACCGGGAGATACAATTTCTGTACAAAAAAGATTGGTCTTTCGTAACGGATCGGTTCTCGATCCCACAAGTTTTCCCGAATCAGCCTCAAACGATATCCCACTCATCCCACCAGGTAAAACGGAATCCGATGATATGCCCAAAATCACAGTTCCAGAAAAATCTTTTTTCTTACTTGCTGACAACAGAGAACTAGGAGTGGATTCAAGGACATTAGGAGTGGTTCAGGAAACTCAGGTCATCGCAACTCTTTGGTAA
- a CDS encoding GAF domain-containing sensor histidine kinase: MKGLEKELKRARNEQKILAEVSSHPAIRSGEIVVFASFITESVSKLVGIERVGVWLFNETKNELHNVDTYLLSKADHISGAILKEAEFREEFQYLLTEKFVDANDPYTDPRTKGFINSYLKPNGITAMLDGVIRMGEELIGTICFEHVGKSHTWEEDEIIFCSQLGDQIALTVSNFRNNEVNKELQAREKELRELNESLERLVEERTKNLKQTNAELEVTISSLRKTQAQLILSEKMASLGQLVAGIAHEINNPIAAIHASAQNLKESLFDSELSLFQKELKDLLPSLDKQKLFLNCLDVLKTRVDMVSGKERMRRRKEIESWLKSKNIPESFSYQLIDSGFELPILEEFEILFQDSDVFAIISLLAEEITVFQSLSIMQLAVERASKMTFALKNFARFEVSTNPIKTNLHENIETVITLYQNQFKKKVTLIKEFEPVPYIEGYPEELLHLWTNLIYNGLQAMTFSGVMKIRTEVLEDKLRVTVEDTGCGIPMEVQNRIFEPFFTTKPSGEGSGLGLDICRKIVERHNGQIHFESKPGKTKFFVDLPFVLSV; this comes from the coding sequence ATGAAAGGCTTAGAAAAAGAGCTAAAACGGGCACGGAACGAACAGAAAATTTTGGCCGAAGTCTCCTCCCACCCAGCAATTCGATCTGGGGAGATCGTTGTATTTGCTTCTTTTATTACGGAATCAGTTTCGAAACTTGTCGGAATCGAAAGGGTTGGGGTTTGGCTCTTTAATGAAACCAAAAACGAACTGCATAATGTTGACACATACCTTTTAAGCAAAGCAGACCATATCTCCGGAGCCATTTTGAAAGAAGCTGAATTTCGTGAGGAGTTCCAATACCTCCTGACGGAAAAGTTTGTAGATGCCAATGATCCCTATACCGATCCAAGAACCAAAGGTTTTATCAATTCTTACCTAAAACCAAATGGCATCACAGCTATGTTAGACGGAGTCATTCGAATGGGTGAGGAACTGATTGGAACAATCTGTTTTGAACACGTTGGAAAATCACATACTTGGGAAGAAGATGAAATTATATTTTGTAGCCAACTCGGAGATCAGATTGCCCTCACCGTTAGTAATTTTCGAAATAATGAAGTAAACAAGGAATTACAAGCCAGGGAAAAAGAACTTCGGGAACTCAATGAAAGTTTAGAAAGGTTAGTGGAAGAGAGAACAAAAAACCTGAAACAAACAAATGCAGAATTGGAAGTGACCATTTCCAGTTTACGAAAAACACAAGCACAGCTCATTTTATCCGAAAAAATGGCAAGCCTTGGCCAACTCGTTGCTGGGATTGCACATGAAATCAATAATCCTATCGCCGCAATCCATGCTTCGGCTCAAAATTTAAAAGAATCTCTATTTGATTCTGAGTTATCGTTATTCCAAAAGGAACTAAAAGACCTTCTACCATCCTTAGACAAACAGAAGTTATTCTTAAATTGTTTGGATGTTTTAAAAACTCGTGTGGATATGGTTTCAGGAAAGGAGAGGATGAGGCGGAGAAAAGAAATTGAATCTTGGCTCAAATCTAAAAATATACCGGAATCTTTTTCTTATCAGTTAATTGATTCTGGATTTGAATTGCCCATTCTGGAAGAGTTTGAAATTTTGTTTCAAGACTCGGATGTGTTTGCCATTATTTCTTTGTTAGCCGAAGAGATCACCGTGTTTCAATCTTTGAGTATTATGCAACTTGCCGTGGAACGAGCGAGTAAAATGACTTTTGCATTAAAAAATTTTGCAAGGTTTGAAGTTTCCACAAATCCCATAAAAACTAACCTTCATGAAAATATAGAAACTGTCATCACTCTCTACCAAAATCAGTTCAAAAAAAAGGTGACTCTCATCAAAGAATTTGAGCCAGTTCCCTATATCGAAGGTTATCCGGAAGAGTTATTACACCTCTGGACAAATTTGATTTATAACGGATTACAAGCCATGACCTTCTCTGGAGTGATGAAAATTCGAACTGAAGTTTTGGAAGATAAACTGAGAGTGACAGTGGAAGACACTGGATGTGGAATTCCAATGGAAGTCCAAAACCGAATTTTTGAGCCCTTTTTTACAACCAAACCGTCTGGTGAAGGGAGTGGGCTTGGTCTCGATATTTGTAGGAAAATTGTGGAAAGGCATAACGGACAAATCCACTTTGAATCAAAACCAGGTAAAACCAAGTTCTTTGTGGATTTACCTTTTGTACTTTCCGTTTAA